The DNA sequence AGATGACAAAGCCGATCAAATTAAAGCGATTTCAGAAATGGCAAACTTTATCTATGTTCGTCAAAAAGGACTGCCTAAAGGTAATGCTCGTCCAGTCTTGAACGCGACTCATCTTATCGATGACGAACCTTTCTTTGTCTTTTTCGCAGATGATTTTTTCCGAAGTGAGATTCCTCGTGCAATTCAGCTACGCGATGCATACGAACGAAATGGCGGCAAGTCAGTTATTTCGCTTATTGAAGTTGATAAAAAAGATGCTGATAAGTACGGAATGGCAGCAATCGGTGACGATCTTGGTGGGAAAACATTCAAGATTACTGAGTTAGTTGAGAAGCCCGGCGAAGCGAATACACCTAGTACTTTCGCCTCTGTCGGAGGCTATCTATTAACGCCTGACATCTTGCCAATTATTGCTGAAGAAAAAGTTGATAAAAATGGCGAAATTACATTGGTGGATAGTATTAACGAGCTTGCACAAAAAGATGCGGTTTATGGACAATTTATTGATGGCGTCTGGCATGATACGGGCGATCAGCTTAAGTACATCAAAGCAGTCGTGGATGTTGCGCTTGAAAGCGACGAATACGGAGTCCAACTTGCTGAATACCTGAAAAACCGTTTATAATAGACCATATAAACATAACCGAAAGGAATTCCCACCATGGAATGGGCTCAAATTCTGGTCATCATCCTGTCGGTATTTCTTGCAATATTTTTACTGCTTGGAATCATACTAATAATTTTACTTATTAAAGTAACGCATCAAATTAAAAAAGTGACAACATCAGCTCAGCATACAGCCGAAAGTATCGAAGATGCCGTGAAGGGTTTTAGTAAGCTGTCTTCGTCTGTGGCAATTGCCAAAATGGTCGCACAATTAGTAAAAAGATTTAAGAAGAAATAAGGGAGTATCGAACCATGTCAAAAGCAAAATTTGCACTAGGAGCACTTATCGGAGCAGCTGCTGGCGTTGTCGCGGGAATACTAACTGCGCCTAAATCGGGTAAAGAGACGCGTGCTGATCTAAAAGAAAAGGCAACAGAGCTTAAAGAAGAAGCTAGCCGTCGTGCGGATGAAGCTAAGGCAAAAGCCGATAAGGCTGTTCATGAAGCAAGAGACAAAGCAGAAGATTACAAAGAACGCGGCGAACGTGCTGCTAAAGGTGCTATCGAAGGTGCAAAAGAAGGCTTTACGGAAAAGAAATAGCGTCGTTTTTCTATGATAAAAAAACTTGCCAAGAAAATTACAAATGATAACGAACGCGGAGCTCGCCACGATTTGATCGAAGAGCTTTTCTATGATCTTCATCGGAGTCGTGCCCAAGTATATAAAATGAACTTTATCCGCGGTATATTTTTTGGCCTAGGGAGCGTCCTGGGTGGAACTATAGTCGTCGGTATTATTATTTGGATTTTAAGCTTATTGGTTGATTGGCCTGGGGTAGGCAACTTCTTTCAGCAGCTACAAGATACGCTAAATCGTTCAACTCGCTAATTTTACTACAGACAAACACTATCCCTTTTCGCTATACTAGAAATAGTTATGGGGGTAGAAACAAAGACCAAGGCTGAGTCCACCACTCAGCTAACATCGTCGGATTATGTGCATTTGCATAACCATACGCATCACAGCCTTTTGGATGGGTTAACAAAGATACCTGATTTAGTGCAACGTGTTAAAGATCTGGGCATGAAATCTATTGCGATAACGGATCACGGTACTATGTCTGGCGCGGTTGAATTTTACAAAGAAGCCAAAGATGGCGGCATTAAACCAATCATTGGCATGGAGGCGTATGTTGCTTCGCGTTCGCGGCATGATCGCGACCCGGCAAAAGACAAGGCCAGATACCATCTTATTCTTCTGGCAATGAACGAGACGGGTTACAAAAACCTTATGCAACTTTCAACCAAAGCCAACCTTGAGGGTATGTACTACAAGCCTCGTATCGACCACGATTTACTCGAAGAATTCGGAGAAGGTCTTATCGTACTTTCGGCGTGTGCTAGTGGCGAGGTCGGTGAAAATCTTCGTAACGATAATTATGAGGAAGCAAAAAGAATTGCCCAGTGGTATAAATCTGTTTTTGGGGATAGGTATTATCTAGAACTCCAAGATCACGGGCATCCCGACGCTCCAGCTAAATGGGATGTTCAAGTCGGTATTAACAAGCATCTTGAGCGGCTTTCCGAGGAACTTGATATTCCCTGCGTCGTAACAAGCGACGGACATTACATAAGTCACGACGACCAAGACGCACACGAGATCTTATTGTGTGTCGGGACAGGCTCGTTTTTAAATGATGAAAAACGCATGAGTTTGAAGGATTTTGAGCTTCACGTGACTGATCCAGCTGAAATTATTGAAAGATGGAACAAGACTAACCCAGAAGCTGTCGCAAATACGCGCCGCATTGCTGACCGTTGTAATGTCGAACTTGAGCTTGGCGGCATCCTGATTCCAAAATTTCCCGTTCCAGAAGGTGAAAGCGAAAAAAGCTTTCTCGATAAACTTGTCTACCGAGGCCTAGCCGTCCGCTATATGGACAAACTGCCTGACGAAGCAGCTACGCTGACAATTGAAGATATACGCCCGACATTGACCGACGAAATTCGCGAACGGCTCGACATGGAGCTGGGCGTCCTTGATAAGATGGGCTATAACGGTTACTTTTTAATCGTGCAGGACTTTATTAACTGGGGTAAATCACAAGGAATTATTTTTGGGCCAGGACGTGGCTCGGCGGCAGGATCAATTATTGCCTATGCGCTGAATATTACTGATCTTAATCCGTTAAAATACGATCTTCTGTTCGAGCGGTTTCTTAACCCCGACCGTATTAGCATGCCTGACATCGATATCGACATTCAGGATACGCGTCGCGATGAAGTAATTGCCTATTGTGCGAATAAATACGGCGAATCTCGCGTCGCGAATATCGTCACCTTCGGTAAGATGGCGGCACGTGCTG is a window from the Candidatus Saccharimonadales bacterium genome containing:
- a CDS encoding UTP--glucose-1-phosphate uridylyltransferase, giving the protein MKLPTKAIICAAGLGTRFLPQTKAMPKEMLPIIDRPVIQLIVEEAVAAGVTDIIIVTGSTKRAIEDHFDRSDELEAELREKGKDDKADQIKAISEMANFIYVRQKGLPKGNARPVLNATHLIDDEPFFVFFADDFFRSEIPRAIQLRDAYERNGGKSVISLIEVDKKDADKYGMAAIGDDLGGKTFKITELVEKPGEANTPSTFASVGGYLLTPDILPIIAEEKVDKNGEITLVDSINELAQKDAVYGQFIDGVWHDTGDQLKYIKAVVDVALESDEYGVQLAEYLKNRL
- a CDS encoding YtxH domain-containing protein; protein product: MSKAKFALGALIGAAAGVVAGILTAPKSGKETRADLKEKATELKEEASRRADEAKAKADKAVHEARDKAEDYKERGERAAKGAIEGAKEGFTEKK
- a CDS encoding DUF5665 domain-containing protein, whose product is MIKKLAKKITNDNERGARHDLIEELFYDLHRSRAQVYKMNFIRGIFFGLGSVLGGTIVVGIIIWILSLLVDWPGVGNFFQQLQDTLNRSTR